CCAATTTCTGAAGCAGTGGTTTTAGGCATCACAAAAAAAGTAAGTGCCTTGGAGGTGCAAACCTTTCCTCATTTGGTTATTCACAAGTTCCCTAAGGGCACTTTTTGACAAAATCCATGTAAGATATTGGGTGTTAAAATATGTGAGAAAACTCCTAGGGAAATAGAATAGTAGGTTTGTGGCTAATTAACAATTGGTATGTCACATTTATTGGAAGCAAACCAAACTTGACCACCCATATTTCGTGTGTATTAGGTCTGGCTTATTTGTTCTTTTGATCATTTGTGCATTCAGTCGActggttgattttctttcttttgcaaagTAATCAAAATAAGTGTCATGTGGGTTGGCTTAAATTTAATACCCAGGCCTATTGTTTTCCATGACAATCTTTTGTTTATGTGTAATTTTTCTGCATGCAGACTAATAGGATTTCAAAGAACAATCTAATTGGTTACTGTGAGCTAGATCTGCTTGAAGTCTTGGCAAAGGTAGTGACCATTTATTGATGCATTAATTCATCCTCTTGATTTCACTCTGCATGTACAAAGTTATCTGACCATCATAAATATGTCTAACTGTTATAATTTTTCTTCCAAGTAACTTTTAGTTTGAACCCTATTAAATTTCTTTTCACAGGACTCAGAATCTGAATCTGAAATCTTGAATTTGTTAGACCCTTCTAAATCAGATGTAGTGGTGGGTACTATCATGGTTTCCTGTTCTGTTGAGGTGAGTGGACAGTGCATGATTTTAGATCGGTGCCAAGATAATTATGTCTATTACCAACATTATGTTGAAATGTCAATAGGATCCCATGGAAACAGAGAAGAGTTTTGCAAGGCGCATCTTGTCAATTATGGTATGTTCTACCGTCATCTTTCTTATGATTAATCTAAGTGCAAAGTTCTGGTGTGGAGGGTTAAGCTTCTTATACTGCTATCTCTTCAATAGTTTGTGAGTTTATTAATTCCATCTGATAATTTTCATCTGGATGATTGTCACCGGATGCAAGACAGTAAATACAGGTTATGTTTCATCAAAACTTGATGGCTAAGGGTTGAAattctccttttcattttgttttacaTGGGTAGACACTCAACTTGGTTACATTGAAAGGCACACTAACCGTgtaattccttttttcttttttagctttTGCTTGGAAACTTGAATAAGGTCATTATTTCAGTGGTGGTACTGAAGCTATGAATTTGAGAAGTCCAAGATATTTGAGTGTTGTGACAgaccattattattattaaagcTTCTTATTGCATATTCCTTCCATGTGCATAAGTTATTAACACTTATGTAGTTTTTCATTCCTGTGACATCCTGTTTAGAAGTAAGTTGAagatataaatttgaatcaaacttggTCGCTTCACCCATAAGTTGGGAATTATGGTTGAATCTTCAAATTGTGTTATATCATTAGTTGTCTAGGAAACCTGTTCTGAACTGGCCATTCTTTTGATAGCCTGCCCAGGTATCTCCCTCTGCATATCTTAAGTTAATTTTAGACTTGGTTCTTGCTAGAAGTGAAAACGAAAATGGTGCATCATGTGTTGCTTGACATGCTGTGTTATGATACTGTTAAAAACCAATTTTATGTATGTAAAATCAAGTAGCTGGAAGGTGTTGACCATGTTCTGATGGCTTCCAAATTCTTCCTCTTCATAATCCTGCAATGTCACATAGGATATAGCTACTCAAGATGATTTGTTTATAGCACAGGCTATCCAAAATTTTTGGCTGGAGTAGTCCACATGGATGCATGCAAACAGCCATGTCCATGTGCATGAGGGCACATAGACTTTTATTACATTGGCATGGATGAGAACTACCTTTGCTGGAGCAATTAAGAGAGTTGTGATGATATAACCATGGGCAATATGGTGTTCCTTTGCATGATTTTAAGGCAACGGAATAATTGAAGTTAACTATTAGTTTGGTCACAGGATCATCCAGAATCGTAGACACAAAATGCACTTAACAAAAGCAGATGGACACATATAGCAGaaatgtttcttgtttcttctctctctctctctctctctctctctctctctctctctctctctctctctctcaatctgaaTGCCCCAATCACCAGTCACACATTTTTCTACTGGAGCGTCTGACCACCATGCCATAATTAGGATATTTTTCAGTGCTTTTGGAAATTGGTCTACGCAACAGAGAATTCTGTATTTTTCCCCTCTCATAAGTAGGTCTTTTTGTTAGAGGACAAGCTAGGTTGATTTGTCATGGAATAAACTCTCTGCAAAAGAAGGGGTAAGGATAAGTACATCTAACCATCCCTAGAACCTACAACTTCAGAGCCTTGTGCACGCGGAcatcttatttttcctcttaaaataaGTAGGCCTTCTGTTGTGTTAGTCCAATTGTTTTAACAGGTTATCCCTTTAATTTTTCCCACAGGACTACAATGAAGATGGGAAGCTCTCATTCTCTGAATTTTCTGACATGATGAATGCTTTTGGAAATCAATTGGCTGCTAACAAGGTTAGAGTCAGTTGTTGAACTGCATCAATATTGGCAACATTTTTCTCTGTGTTTCATTTGTAAGACTGATAAACTTAAATTGTTTTCTGTGTCAGAATTATGTTTGGGACGGGAATTGATGTAAGGGTACTTATTGTGCACTagcatacatacatatgtactTGCATGCATATTTGTCTGGTTGCATATATAATTGCATATAGCAAAATGTGTGATGCAGCACACAAGCATGCATACATGAAAGAAATTGATGGACATATGCAGCGACAACAAAAAGGCTACTTGTTTTAGTCTATGCAACTATCCATGAGGATAACAAGGCTTGGCTTCCATCAAGACAAAATAATTATCCTAAGTTTAAAACAAGTGACAGGGAATATTCTACATCAATATGTgtgtttttatatatatatatatatatatttttttttttttttttagatttgagGTGTTTAGTATCAAAAGTCAAATCATGAGCTCCACAAGCAAAAACCATTGTAGACACACCCTATAGAATATCTCTCACATTCTTAATCTAAAACCCATTTAGAACTGATCAAAGGCTGCATATTAGTATCTGATAGCTTGGTCAAATGTAATCAGTGCTTGTGCAGAGATATCTATGTTGGAAATCTGCCTACTAGATGAATTCACACAAAAAGATACCAATTAACATAGTGCTTATCTTGACATATATGAATGTGCTTTTCAATATTGTCAGCAACATTCTCTTTTTGAGTGACATTTGGTGCCTTAGAAAAGACCTAGGTTTTCTGGCGGTTAGTGATTCCCTCTGTATGATGTTCTTCAATAAATTATGTGAAAGACTATTCAAATTAACCCTCTTGCAAAACCATCTTGGGGCAGGAGTAGAGATATAATTGGTTAAGGTCTAAAACAAAACCTGTGCAAATGTAGGATTGCTGTTGTTTCTTGGGAATTTTTTCAAGGTCTATATAATGATTATGTTTGTTGTTTACCAGAAAGAGGAGCTCTTTAAAGCAGCAGACATAAATGGGGATGGTGCAGTCAGCATGGATGAGTTGGCTGGCCTTCTTGCAATTCAACAAGAAAAGTAATTCTTTGGATTGATTTATGAGcttcaaattttcttgcttttttaaattaaattcacTCAATGTCTATAATGAGTATGGAGCACTTCAATTTGCCTTTGTGAGTGCTGCTTCTATTTTCGTGAAGTGAAATCTTTTCTTATAATCAGTGAGCTTACGATATTGATAAAATACTAGACATAGTTATGCAGCTCTATGGAAGTTTTACCAACAAATGGAGGGTtgactttttaaattatcagTTCTCTTGAAGTGTCAGCATGATTGTGTTATTCCCAGGTGCTAAAGCCAAATGCGCTGATGTCATGCCAACCCAACTGATTGAGTTCCCCCACCCCCctttccccaaaaaaagaaatgagagaagGAAAGAACCACAATGAAGGAACTTTGATGCGGCAGTAAGTGGCACAAGCCAAAATCTCCAGTTTGTGTGAGATAATTGTGGATTTCTAAGACGATCTGTCTGTCACACGTGGTGCAATTGATGGTAGAGAGCCACTTGTCAAGAAACATTGTAAATATAGGCAGTTATAGTTTGTGCATTCATAAACCATGCTTATCCAAAGTTGTCAAATGCCATCATCTAGGTCTTATTCAAAGAGGAGAAACATTTgggtttctttttgtatattataTGGCTGATCCGCAGTTAATTTCATGAGTTGGAGATAAGTGGACTTGAACTGCTGATAATTTCCACAGGGTAAACCACTGCCTCTCCAGTACCTAGTTTATTCTACTATAGGGGCCAACAATAGACAATAACTCCCCTGTAAACATAGCTTAGAACTTTCATTGTATTGCACTGCAGGACGAGAAGAGTCAAAGAATTACAGATGAATGTACGGAAATAACTTAATTGTGTGAACCAAAAGCTCAACATTGctattacaaaaattacaaacattATGCAAATTTACACTCATCGCTTTGCATATCGTTTGGTTGCAGGGAGCCACTTATAAATTGTTGCCCCGTCTGTGGTGAGGTTCTCCATGTTTCAGATAAGCTGAACACTGTAGTTCACTTGACCCTCTGTTTTGATGAAGGAAGTGGAAACCAGATTATGACTGGAGGATTCTTGACTGATAAACAAGCTTCCTCTGGGTGAGGCCTCGTTTTCATGGTCTTAATATTTTGGAATTGCTCTTATGCTTCTTACATGGTCATCTGTTAATGGTCAAATATCATCTTTTAGGTGGATGTTCAAACTAAGTGAATGGGCCCATGTTTCATCTTATGATATTGGCCTGAATTATGGATCAAGTGCTTCAAATATATTGGTATGCTTCCTCCTACTTATATTTCTCCTCCTTTAATAGTATAAATTGTACTTTAGGTCATATAATGAATTCGGCTGCTTTTTTGAGAATGACGTGTTTGCTGAATTCATTGTCATGATTGACGCAGAAGAATGCCTTTGAATTGTCGAAATAGTAAGATGTGCACTTCCATTAATTTATAAGCTGTGATGAAGTGGCCATTCTAATCAAATAAGTAAATCTGGGGACTTCATTTAGACACCAGCTTAAAACAATTTTGTGGATGgtaagtttccttcttttggGTCTCCTGTTCTTATTTTTCGTGGTGAGGGAGGAAGGGGAAAGGGCGAAGTTGGCGGTGGGTAAGGGGGGATGAGAGAGGAGTAGCTCCTTTGTCACCTTGCCTTTGATATTGTATTGTACCTCAGCATCCCTCTGACTCTTGAGCAGGAAGTTCTGAAACCTTTTTGAGGGAAAGAATGAGTGGCATAATTAGCCCAGTGAAATATTATTGTGGAAATACTAATTGGCACATGTTGTAACTTGGCTCTTGAGAATGtctctttttttgttgagtGAGGATGTATGGTAAGAAGACAGTTTCCACCAAATCATGGTTTAGACCTGGGCTGTGAAATGAGAACCTGCTCCATTTTTGTCCATTTCCTAGGTTTGATAGTTGTGGAGAGGAAGATGGAGCTTGAGAGATGTGGTGAAGGAATAGTTATTTCCATGAAAGCCCTTTTCGATAGATAATCAGAAGCCTCAGTCGAACTTGCTTGACCAATGAATTAACGTCAGAATAGGTCCCTGTAAAACCAAGATAGATCCATTTGATGAGGACTTCAGCTAGATGTTAAGCTGGGGCTACGGCTGGGTgattcattgatttttcatgtGGTGGCATTGAAAGATTTGCCCTTGGGTAACTGCTAGCTAGCTAGGTTACTGATATTGTGACAAGGGAACCTTGGTGCAAATTTTGCTTGTAGTTATGTGTGCTACTTCAATAGTACCAAGATTAGATTTCACTAGCACACATGAGGTCAATACCTTGCATTTCTACAAGACTAATGAACTACAGTATGCATGATTCTGTGATCCATTTCAGCCTTTGTTTTCCTTCAGTTAGAAGAGCATTCTTCTGTAAGGCCATTTGTGATTATAAGAAGCAGCTTGAGCATTTGTATCTTCTGAACTTGGTCAGCTATTTTTTGTAACATTGTTTGAGAAGCAAAAACTACAAAGTTTACAAGCCATTTTTTAGGTCCGTTCTAGATTAATTTTCTGTTATTTTCTATGTGAACTATGCTGCCCTTTCATTGGTAAACATTTTGTTCTCATCCAAGTTGTAAGACTTCACAGTTGTTTGTGTTCAGGTATTTGACCGGAGGACTAAGAGACTAGTGGAAGAAATAATTGATGGGAAAATTGTATTGTCAATGAGAGCCATTTACCAATCGAAATTTGGGCTAGGCCTTATTGATACAGGTGACTGACAACTTCTGCCAACTAGCAGAGGCTGGTTTTCTTAATCAGCTCTTACCCTGCCTTTTCCTGCCTTGAATGTAGGGTTGTAATGGAGCCAAGTTGAGTTGATGAACTGCCAAGCTCGAGCGGTTGAGTATTAATTTTTATGATCGAGCtccaattgattaaaaaattgagatatttaaGCTCGACAATTAACTTATAAATCAAGACTGATCTTGAGCTGGAGCTTGAGTTTTATAAgctctatttattatttttaaagtaTCGTGTCTACTTTTATGATTTTAAATATTCTTCTCTAACAAAATGAAAGCTCTATTAGCTCGTCAGCCTACCTAGATAAGTATtagcaagctcaagctcaattCAACAAGATACTTGAGTAGCCTTGAGTAGCTTGAAGTTGAGCTAGACTCAAAATTAGGCTAGTCAATTCTGATTAGTCGATGAGTCCCAGCTACTCGTGAGTAGCTCTCTATTTCTCCTCTAATTGAATAATTTGTCATGTGACATTCATATAAGATCATAGTACAGTATGTGAACATTTCTAACCTTAGAATGCAAATCATATGCAAATGTCCCCAACCTTCTGTTTGTCCAATTAATGTAAGTCAAAAATTTTACTGACCTTTCCTTAAGGTTTTCACTATGTGGGTTTTAACAGTAGGTAATACAGTGCACAAGCAAGTTTTGCACTATTTTGGTGATAGTGCTTAAGCTTTTGTTGAGTTCTAGTTTTGTGTATCTTTTTGAGttcttcaatttattttttgtgtcaAGATGTGCTAAATTGTTACTTCTACAATGGGCTGAATTGCAGGGGCAAAAGAGATTTTGCAGAGTATTTCTGAAAAGCAGGGCAAGAAAATGAATTCTGTTGAATCTGCAGAAGACATACCAAAGTTTCTTGATTTTTTCAAGGCATGTTGACATCATCTTTATCAGTGAACAGAGGATTTTAATCACACCATTATTGAAAAGTAATATCATGAATATGCTATCAGTACAAAGAAATGATTGCTTACTCCCCATTACATAGCTCATCTATTCTTGTTTCTAATAATGTGATTGAATGAGGTTGCTGATACAGACAATAAATCACGTGTGGAATGGTCTTGCTCTATTACTCTCTTTCTTAACGAAGTTCTGTTGCTTGATAGTTGATATTAGATATTTGCCATCAAACCAATTTCCAACACTAATCACTTTGCCTGGTGACTTATTTGTGTTCTACTCATCCAAACTCTGTGTGATTCTGTCTGTAAAGATGTCCAGAGTTATGTTGTTCTTTAGTGTTGATATTTCtttgcttgcttttcttttctctgctcTTGTGCCATGGTAAGCCAGTACGAAGTTTGTTACTTATTTTAGACTTGAAACTAAGCTTCAGACGACGATGTATTCTTTCAATGTTAGTTGACTCCCAGCAGCGGAAGCTATTGAAATCTATTAGATGTTCTTTGCTGAAAATTACTGATTTAGTGGTTAGATTACTTGCACTTAAGGAGTGGTCCTTGTGGTTTTGCTTGTAAATGTGGAAATTGCAAGAAGAATGCTTGCATAAACTAACTGCAACATTGTTGGATTACATCATAGAAATGCTTCTTTATACAGGTGATCTTGCtgtcttttcttatttctgacTTCAAGCTCCTTTTGGCTTTCTTGAAGTTGTATGTCTTTCCATGCATATGCCAGtatttttttgaataacttGCAGAGTGAAGTCAATCAAACAAGTTTATATTCTTTCGAATTCTCGAGTCACTATTCTATTAACCAGTCACTTGAGTACCAGTATGTGCAATTTGCTTGCTTATTTTGTGTGGCCAAATGGCACCTGTATCTAAAAATGAGACGCATATTGTTGGTCTAAGTATAAGCTATGGTTTTGTCATATCTGTGTTGAGAACATACGATGGGGCATATGTAATTGTTTGTGACATAAGGTATTTTCATAATGGATCTTCAAGGGTATTTCCAACATGTATAATGTGGACATCCTCTTGCATGAGAACTTTTTTAGATGGTCTTAATGTATATCAAAAGTAATGTTTCCAAGCCAAATAGAAGTACAAAACCTAATTGTACGGCAAACAAGTACTTTTCCAAGCCTTCATAATGAGTTGCTCTCTGGAATGTTGTAGGATCAAATTAATATGGCTGAAGTCAAGTATCCGCTGGAGCATTTCAAGGTAAGCCCCAATATTTTAGTATATTCTTACTTTAAAGCCCCAGGAAAGTTCTCTTAGCTTGTACACTGATTCATTGCAATGTTTCTGGAATCTCTTTACTTGTGCTATAAGTTCAGTAGATAAATCCTAATTGTGATCTAAGTCCTGAAAAACTTTGATATAGTTGAAAGATTAGAATCTTTTAGTTGGGGACTTCTAACTTTCTATCAGCAGACTTTCAATGAATTCTTCATAAGAGAGTTGAAACCTGGTGCGAGACCCATTGCCGCCATGGAGCATGACAACGTTGCTGTCTGCGCTGCTGATAGCCGTTTAATGGCTTTCAACAATGTTGAAGACAGTACTCGGTTTTGGATTAAGGTATTTTCTACTCTCTGGATCTGAATTACCTTGTCTATAGTAAGACTGtccccctcccccctcccccccccgTCCCCCTctctcacccaaaaaaaaaaaaaaaaaaaacaaaagaaaaaggacccCAATGTTTGTGGGCGCTTCTTAATTTCAGAGAAAACTTTCCAAAAGTAGGATACTTGCTGATAGGATTCACATGGAGGTAACTAGGGACATATAATTGATTCAGGTAATGCTTTGCTTGAAGGATCTGATTCATTAATGGTACTATTGCCAGATCCTACAATCAGCAATGATTCAGTGGGAAATGAATTATTTCTGTGGCCGTActtttgttgcttgagaaaggTTTGAGATACTTATGGGATTTGATTGCTTACCTATAGCTAAAATCCTCTGGGTAATGTCTTGGAGAAAAGATCCACCTTCCAGACAAGTTGAagagtttttaaattatttgtagTTTTCAATTCTGGATATATATACAcattgtagagagagagagagagagagagagagagagagagagagagaatgatttTCAGTGGCTTGACTCTAGTTAACAACCTTGACTCTAATTAACAACTGTGAAAATGTTGGGCATATTGTTGGTGCCTTTGTCACTGTTGTTGACATTTTCTGCTTCATGCTGTTCTTAGGGTAAAAAGTTTTCCATTCAAGGCCTTCTGGGAAATGAGATAAGTTCAAGCTCTTTTGAAGGTGGGGCATTGGTGATATTCCGTTTGGCGCCACAGGTAACTAATTTTATCTGTTCTATGCTGTGATGCAAGGTTTCTCTTTCTATAGTGAacacaaaattcaattttttgcaGGACTACCATCGTTTCCATCTCCCTGTCACTGGCATCATTGAACAATTTGTGAATATACCTGGATGCTTATTCACTGTGAGTTGAGTAATTTTGCGAGTAAAAAACTTTGTTCTATGTGCTCTGTCAATCCTCTGAATGCATTCACATGTCAATCTAGGTCAATCCTATCGCTGTCGATAGCGAGTACTGCAATGTCTTCGCAGAGAACAAGCGTGCTGTGTCTATTATCTCAACAGAACATTTTGGAAAGGTTTGTCtgctttcaaaatatatatatgttttttctttttaaatgccATATACAGTCACCAAAATGGCCTAGTGAGTTTCCTTGAAGTTTCTCATACATGGCCTGGACCAGGGAGTGCAAAATTGTACACTCATTAGCACTTGCTCTTTTTTGCTCCTCTACAGTGGCCCATTTTATAAGCAGTACTTAGCATATGTATATATGCATTTTGTTGGTGCTTTCTCCCTTATTTATTGGAAGAAGATTGACAATTGTGGTAAATTGTATATGCAAAATTACTTAATGTTCTAGCTCATAGAATTTACATGAAAGCAGATAAGATTTTGCTTACATGAACTATCAACCTGTTTCATTCCATCATTGCCATGGACACCTATTCATTATGTTATTTTGTGTCTTAAATCTTTAATTTAGAAGAAAGTTAGCATTGTTTTATGATTTGTTAGATATATGGAAGTCTCTCTTCTCCTTGTTTATCAGAGTGAacttttttgatatattttgatttgaacTTAATTTGCTATTCTTTTTAATGTTTCTTATGTAATTATGGACCCCCTCAACCTGGTTTAGATCCTGGGTCTGCTACTGAACAGAATTCTTTGAGAATCTGATAGACAAATAGAAGATGGAGCCAATGATGACCCTTGAATCTATCACGACAATCACTAAAAAGTTATGATTTTAGAATTACGAATAGGAGAATAGCTAACATCCTTGCAGGGATAGTATGTTTTAAAGTCTATGTCATTCAACATGTTCTGGATTAgttctttgatgattttttttccctagacACTAGATTTGATCTTCTTGTAGGAACAATCAACTCCCAGGGATCTTTTCACTCCATTTTAACCTTTGAGTTTGTTGTACTCCAGATAATAATCCATTACATGTTTTTTCCTGCTCCTTTTATGtacatttcctttattttaaaaaatcttggTATTCCTTTTTTGGTTTCCATATCTTTTTATATAATCTTTGGCTGCAGGTGGCATTCATTGCTATTGGAGCCACCATGGTAGGCAGCATCACTTTCTTGAAGCAGGAGGGTGAGCGTGTTAAGAAGGGAGATGAGGTTAACAGTTATTAAGTTGATAATATTCCCGTCTCTATTTCCACAAGGCatgaattttaatttgcttttaaATCGGAAATAATGCAGTTTGGATATTTCTCATTTGGAGGAAGCACTGTCATATGCGTATTTGAGAAGGTTAGTATTAGATTTACTATTCATTCTGCTAATTCAGCTTCAAAAGTGTATTTATTGGAAAAAATTACATGGTAGCGAATAATCAAGATTCCCTGTAACTGCGGATTGATTGGATGCATATGTATTGGCTCTGCATTATTATATAGTTCTTTGCCCAAATGCTGTCTTCAGATGAACTTAATTGCAAATATAGCAGCCGATTTCATGTAGTCAATTAATTTGACAGGATGTGATCGACATAGACAAGGATCTCCTAGAAAATAGTAGCAGATCGCTTGAAACCCTAGTTTCTGTGGGGATGAAGCTGGGTGTCTCGACCAGAAAACAAGCAGAAACTGGGATGCCAAACCTGGAGAAGATGGTGTTAGAAGCTTGAGGAAAGCTTATATCAGGTGGAGTGCTTTTTGGAGTTGATAGCCTGTTGATTGTTTGTAAAGTAGCTCCGATGAACTCATTCATTGACTACTGATACCTCACCATGTACATTGCCATGAATTTATTGAGATTAATTTGAACATGAAGTTGTTTATGATTAtaatttgtttctgttcccagtATAAATCATATGAGGGGTACAAAACCATTTAGATCACTGATGACATGAAGACCATTTCTAGATGGTGTTACTTGTACAAGCTTGGCATGATTGACTTTATTGTAAAACTTTGTGCTTTTAGTTATTAATGGtggatgaatttgaaaataatgcagTTATATGCCCTTAATCTTTGTAATTTACAAGTAAGTACTTCTGCTTTTACTAGATTGAGTCAGAGTTCTTCGAACTATCTATTGAAATGAGGCCTCATTCAAACACATGGTCAGTATCCCTGATTCAAGGAGTGTTCTATCATCAGACTATATTCCAGTACAACAGATTGTGGTCTCATGTGTGGTTGGTCATATGCGGTTGTGTATTTTCAAACACATGTTCAATATCCCTGTTTAGCATACGCAGATTTTCTACTTTGGTGAACATTGAAACGTTCTAGTTCTAGTTCTTGCCTAACACGTAAAACAATTAATGCATTCCAGAATCAGTGGTGTAATGTTAGTTTTGGAAAACTCAAGTTTTCTTAAGTCGAACAGCTTgttcctttcattttcaatatcacATCGTGTTAAACTAATGCAtatattaacaaaaattatcCCAAATTTAGAGTTCGgtgcaaaattttgaaatagacATCGCAAAGATTCATTAAGTTATGTATATGCAATGTCATTCTACATAATAACATCTCTATAATACAGTGATATGAATTCAGAAAACGAACCCATTagcacggagagagagagagaggcataaATCCAGAATCTTGGTGTCTCCCGAGGATTAGTCTTTGCAGTTGACTCTGCTACTCACTTGCTCAAACCTCTATATCTGAGAATAATGTAACACACCTTCAGTAACTTCTAGTGTAACCTCCCATGTTGTGTGAATTGGCCTGTAAGTTTGCCATCCCGAGCTGCCCTCGCATTCCGTCTCTCGAGTACTGCTGCCACAAGAGCTGCTCGTCAACCAAATGCCTCTGCTTCTTCTCCAGATCCGACATCTGCACGTATGGTGGTGGAGCAACGGTAAGCGATGCTGCAAAGGGATCGACGAAATTGCGGGTCGCCCCACCAACTGGAGCAGGCGGTGCAGGCAAAGCCAGCATCGCCGGCTGGCCAGCTGGCCTGACCGTGACACTACTCGCACTCCCATTGCCTGCATATGCTGCACTAGTTCTAGCCGCGGCGGCTGTTGCTCCATGCTGATACATTCCGTTGAACGACCACATATCCAGACCACCAGCTAGTGTCGTCTTTTGATTTGACAAACTGCTTGCCGATTGCACAAGCGAGGATTCCCAATCTGCCGTATCATTACCGAATGCCTCCCATTTGGGTGCCGGGTCAGGACCGACCGGCGGTGCGTCGCCATCGAATAATGCCCATGCCATTTTATCTCCGTGTTCTGCGGGGGCCGCCGCGTTGTCTCCTAGATTCAGCAGGTCGGCTTGTTGCTGTGCGTCCTCTTTCTTCGGTTCTTCCTTCTCCGCAACAGCCGGTTCGCTCAATCCCTCCGGCGGAGGCAGCGC
This Eucalyptus grandis isolate ANBG69807.140 chromosome 7, ASM1654582v1, whole genome shotgun sequence DNA region includes the following protein-coding sequences:
- the LOC104452757 gene encoding phosphatidylserine decarboxylase proenzyme 2 is translated as RRLLRGKSRLRQRLSLHHRFHRRRSRPDNGAAALLKSADDFAGIALLTLRSAEMGFKDRWLACVSFGEQTFRTAISDHTDKPAWNAEKKLLLERNGPRIARISVYETNRISKNNLIGYCELDLLEVLAKDSESESEILNLLDPSKSDVVVGTIMVSCSVEDPMETEKSFARRILSIMDYNEDGKLSFSEFSDMMNAFGNQLAANKKEELFKAADINGDGAVSMDELAGLLAIQQEKEPLINCCPVCGEVLHVSDKLNTVVHLTLCFDEGSGNQIMTGGFLTDKQASSGWMFKLSEWAHVSSYDIGLNYGSSASNILVFDRRTKRLVEEIIDGKIVLSMRAIYQSKFGLGLIDTGAKEILQSISEKQGKKMNSVESAEDIPKFLDFFKDQINMAEVKYPLEHFKTFNEFFIRELKPGARPIAAMEHDNVAVCAADSRLMAFNNVEDSTRFWIKGKKFSIQGLLGNEISSSSFEGGALVIFRLAPQDYHRFHLPVTGIIEQFVNIPGCLFTVNPIAVDSEYCNVFAENKRAVSIISTEHFGKVAFIAIGATMVGSITFLKQEGERVKKGDEFGYFSFGGSTVICVFEKDVIDIDKDLLENSSRSLETLVSVGMKLGVSTRKQAETGMPNLEKMVLEA